In a single window of the Zea mays cultivar B73 chromosome 5, Zm-B73-REFERENCE-NAM-5.0, whole genome shotgun sequence genome:
- the LOC111589357 gene encoding uncharacterized protein translates to MGITPTREHQRALHTARREVLHFEGEADAAVGGESLMIIIAHGSRTTAVGIRYGKYCGVGWSGCDGEEPCTCTTSTPAAATTTASRRKEASALRIRCAWYEGAVWRKDKLAPKLWLKKLRLSTRTMVKDETDLKKKRLLSPRRLALWSTVNVGDMNVILCRLRPVPINR, encoded by the exons ATGGGCATCACGCCGACACGGGAGCACCAGAGGGCGCTGCACACGGCGAGGCGG GAGGTGCTCCATTTTGAAGGTGAAGCAGACGCTGCCGTCGGAGGTGAGAGCCTGATGATCATCATTGCCCATGGGTCGAGGACGACAG CCGTTGGGATCCGCTACGGTAAGTACTGCGGTGTGGGATGGAGCGGCTGCGACGGCGAGGAGCCCTGCACCTGCACGACCTCGACGCCTGCTGCCGCGACCACAACTGCgtcgagaagaaag GAGGCTTCAGCTTTGAGAAtaaggtgtgcatggtatgaaggTGCAGTCTGGAGGAAGGATAAATTAGCTCCAAAGTTGtggctgaagaagcttcggcttagcacgaggacgatggtgaaagatgaaaccgacctaaagaagaaaagactgcttagtcctcgacggcttgccttatggtcaacagtaaatgtcggggacatgaatgtaattttgtgcaggctacgtcctgtgcctataaatagatga
- the LOC100216919 gene encoding homoserine kinase, which yields MAPAATSTASAPSSFHSTGRHRARVGARPSLVSLRVRAANPNVTADPAPAFQSVTTFAPATVANLGPGFDFLGCAVADASLSLGDTVTATLDPSLPPATVSIASVTSPSRPNLAERLSRDPLRNCAGVAAIAALRALGVRSHAVSIHLTKGLPLGSGLGSSAASAAAAAKAVDALFGSRLGRDDLVLAGLESEKAVSGFHADNIAPAILGGFVLVRSYDPFHLVPLSFPPALRLHFVLVTPDFEAPTSKMRAALPRQVDVQQHVRNSSQAAALVAAVLQGDAGLIGSAMSSDGIVEPTRAPLIPGMAAVKAAALQAGALGCTISGAGPTVVAVIQGEERGEEVARKMVDAFWSAGKLKATATVAQLDTLGARVIATSSLN from the coding sequence ATGGCGCCGGCGGCGACTTCCACAGCCTCTGCGCCCTCCTCCTTCCACTCCACCGGTAGGCATAGGGCCAGGGTCGGGGCCCGGCCATCGCTCGTCTCTCTCCGCGTCAGAGCAGCCAATCCCAACGTTACCGCCGATCCCGCACCGGCCTTCCAGTCCGTCACGACCTTCGCGCCAGCCACCGTCGCCAACCTCGGCCCGGGCTTCGACTTCCTCGGATGCGCCGTCGCCGACGCCTCCCTCTCCCTGGGTGACACCGTCACCGCAACCCTGGACCCGTCACTCCCGCCCGCCACCGTCTCCATCGCCTCCGTCACATCCCCGTCCCGCCCCAACCTCGCCGAGCGCCTCTCTAGGGACCCGCTCCGCAACTGCGCGGGCGTCGCCGCCATCGCCGCGCTCCGCGCCCTCGGCGTCCGCTCCCACGCCGTGTCCATCCACCTCACCAAGGGCCTGCCGCTCGGCTCGGGGCTCGGCTCCTCCgcggcctccgccgccgccgccgccaaggCCGTCGACGCCCTCTTCGGCTCGCGCCTCGGCCGCGACGACCTCGTCCTCGCGGGACTCGAGTCGGAGAAGGCCGTCAGCGGCTTCCACGCCGACAACATCGCCCCCGCCATCCTCGGCGGCTTCGTCCTCGTCCGCAGCTACGACCCCTTTCACCTCGTCCCGCTTTCCTTCCCGCCAGCGCTCCGCCTCCACTTCGTCCTGGTCACCCCCGACTTCGAGGCGCCCACGAGCAAGATGCGCGCCGCGCTGCCCAGGCAGGTCGACGTCCAGCAGCACGTGCGCAACTCCAGCCAGGCAGCGGCGCTCGTGGCGGCGGTGCTGCAGGGGGACGCGGGCCTCATCGGCTCCGCGATGTCGTCCGACGGCATCGTGGAGCCCACCAGGGCACCCCTCATACCTGGCATGGCGGCCGTAAAGGCGGCGGCCCTGCAAGCTGGAGCGCTGGGCTGCACAATTAGCGGCGCGGGCCCCACAGTGGTGGCCGTCATCCAAGGGGAGGAAAGGGGGGAGGAGGTTGCCCGCAAGATGGTGGACGCGTTCTGGAGCGCAGGCAAGCTCAAGGCGACAGCAACCGTCGCGCAGCTCGATACCCTTGGTGCCAGGGTCATCGCCACGTCATCCTTGAACTAG